The Paenibacillus sp. YPG26 genome includes a window with the following:
- a CDS encoding Nramp family divalent metal transporter — protein MEDTQENTAGRLSGWRANNQGLPSLPEAHRSLRIPPNAKWFRKFLAFAGPGYMVAVGYMDPGNWATDIEGGSRFGYTLLSVILISNLMAILLQSLAGKLGIVTGKDLAQACRDNYSKPVVIGLWILCELAIAACDLAEVIGTAIALNLLFGLPLLYGVIITAVDVLLILILQNKGFRFLEMLIIVLIATIAVCFGIDLFLTGPDMGSVLMGYVPTAEVISNPQILYVAIAILGATVMPHNLYLHSSIVQTRQFDQTAIGKRQAIKYMTWDSTIALTFALFINSAILIVSAAAFHSSGLTDVTDIGDAYHLLTPIVGTTLGSIMFAVALLASGQNSTLTGTLAGQIVMEGFINLRLKPWLRRLITRLIAIIPAVIVTAIYGDSGVQDLLIFSQVILSLQLPFAVVPLVKFTGSRTKMGEFANKARINILAWLVTGIIIALNIFLLYQTITS, from the coding sequence ATGGAAGATACTCAAGAAAATACAGCTGGACGCCTATCAGGCTGGAGGGCAAATAACCAGGGACTTCCTTCGCTTCCCGAGGCCCATCGCTCTCTACGGATTCCTCCCAACGCGAAGTGGTTCAGGAAATTTCTCGCCTTCGCCGGACCTGGCTACATGGTGGCCGTCGGCTACATGGATCCGGGTAACTGGGCTACCGATATCGAGGGCGGTTCACGATTTGGTTACACCTTGCTCTCCGTTATATTAATTTCCAATCTGATGGCCATTCTTCTTCAGTCCTTGGCCGGTAAGCTCGGCATAGTAACAGGCAAAGACTTGGCCCAAGCCTGCCGGGACAATTATTCCAAACCGGTGGTCATCGGGCTGTGGATATTATGTGAACTCGCCATAGCCGCCTGTGATCTGGCAGAAGTCATCGGTACGGCCATTGCGCTTAATCTGCTCTTTGGACTGCCTTTATTATATGGGGTGATCATAACCGCAGTTGATGTCCTTCTGATTCTGATTCTGCAGAATAAGGGCTTCCGATTCCTTGAAATGCTCATTATTGTGCTGATTGCGACCATTGCCGTATGCTTCGGAATTGATCTGTTCCTGACAGGTCCCGATATGGGAAGTGTCCTGATGGGTTATGTTCCAACTGCCGAGGTTATCAGCAATCCGCAGATTCTGTATGTAGCTATTGCTATTCTAGGGGCTACGGTAATGCCTCATAACTTGTATCTGCACTCATCTATCGTTCAGACCCGCCAATTCGATCAGACAGCGATTGGCAAACGTCAAGCCATCAAATATATGACCTGGGATTCAACGATCGCACTGACTTTCGCGTTATTTATCAACTCTGCGATTCTCATCGTCTCGGCAGCCGCTTTCCATTCCAGCGGTCTGACCGACGTAACGGACATTGGTGATGCCTATCATCTTCTGACTCCAATTGTAGGTACCACCTTGGGAAGCATCATGTTCGCTGTAGCCCTTCTGGCTTCAGGTCAAAACTCGACGCTTACGGGGACACTTGCAGGCCAGATTGTAATGGAAGGCTTCATCAATCTTCGTCTCAAGCCATGGCTGCGGCGTCTCATCACCCGCTTGATCGCCATCATTCCAGCAGTAATTGTAACAGCGATCTATGGCGATTCTGGTGTACAGGATTTATTAATCTTCAGCCAGGTGATTCTCTCTCTGCAGCTGCCCTTCGCGGTTGTTCCCCTTGTCAAATTCACGGGCAGCCGAACCAAGATGGGCGAATTCGCTAACAAAGCCAGGATTAACATTCTGGCCTGGCTCGTTACAGGAATCATTATTGCACTGAACATATTTCTGCTGTATCAGACCATTACTTCATAA
- a CDS encoding DCC1-like thiol-disulfide oxidoreductase family protein, which yields MSQLSSNAHEGPIVLVDGICHLCQGITKFLIKWDRNGRLRFASLQSDAGQRLLAEGGMPLDSYSSFVLIEDGRYYTRSKAALRLARLLPFPWPLWYGLIVIPPFIRDAVYDIVARNRYRWFGKDDACMIPTKQIRERFLD from the coding sequence ATGAGTCAGCTGAGTTCAAATGCACATGAGGGACCGATAGTTCTTGTTGATGGCATCTGTCATCTGTGCCAAGGCATTACCAAATTCCTGATTAAATGGGATCGCAATGGCCGTCTGCGGTTCGCTTCCCTTCAGTCAGACGCTGGGCAAAGGCTTCTTGCCGAGGGAGGGATGCCGCTCGATTCTTACAGTTCATTTGTGCTTATAGAAGACGGACGTTATTACACGCGTTCCAAGGCAGCTTTGAGGTTGGCCCGGCTGCTTCCTTTTCCTTGGCCGCTGTGGTACGGACTTATTGTAATTCCCCCATTCATTAGGGATGCGGTGTACGATATTGTTGCGCGTAACCGGTACCGGTGGTTTGGTAAGGACGATGCGTGTATGATCCCGACTAAGCAGATAAGAGAGAGATTTCTGGATTAA